One region of Fusarium oxysporum f. sp. lycopersici 4287 chromosome 14, whole genome shotgun sequence genomic DNA includes:
- a CDS encoding hypothetical protein (At least one base has a quality score < 10) gives MTPSLGYETPFNIVPRLLDGSDEIAPWPNSSVHISLAGPVDLDTFHIKEDVWPEPLSKTSVFIKLGSYLVPENDRPPHKGVHVCHVLLLFPVERQPWHSLLGWMRQAVYPFPKGSWIVCSGRVLGVLNRDLIQGPQVVDSTVRILVILPDDWEFARQSTLSTHNTYMPTSSNPVSESPTPPRPAGPGGVASRNPFSSPIRGQKQSPQRKAASPTLPSKQSDCEATKPPACPREKHTPLTPTTIDVNPVLPIPEFGYGLSLLNLFLELTGDSDSDCTEDGSDTKQMLDDQLDPTSPTPTRKRKQRSTPEPIRSKRTTARKRRAQLYG, from the exons ATGACTCCCAGCCTCGGCTATGAGACCCCCTTCAA TATTGTCCCTCGACTCCTCGATGGTAGCGATGAAATTGCCCCCTGGCCAAACTCTTCAGTACATATATCCCTTGCCGGCCCTGTCGATCTAGATACCTTCCATATCAAGGAGGATGTCTGGCCAGAGCCGCTGAGCAAGACTTCGGTGTTCATAAAGCTAGGTTCTTACTTAGTGCCAGAAAACGACCGCCCTCCTCACAAAGGCGTACACGTATGCCacgtcctcctcctcttccccGTAGAGCGACAACCATGGCATTCTCTACTCGGGTGGATGCGACAAGCTGTGTACCCCTTTCCTAAAGGGTCGTGGATTGTATGCAGCGGTCGCGTCTTGGGGGTCCTTAACCGCGACCTTATCCAAGGCCCTCAAGTCGTCGATTCCACCGTCCGGATCTTAGTAATTCTCCCCGACGATTGGGAATTCGCTCGACAGAGTACCCTGTCTACACATAATACATACATGCCCACATCGTCGAATCCTGTCAGTGAGTCGCCTACGCCACCACGACCAGCTGGCCCTGGGGGCGTTGCAAGCAGAAACCCATTCTCGTCTCCAATCCGCGGTCAAAAGCAGTCTCCGCAAAGGAAAGCTGCTTCCCCGACACTGCCATCAAAGCAGTCAGATTGCGAGGCGACCAAACCACCAGCCTGCCCTAGAGAAAAGCATACACCACTGACTCCAACCACAATTGACGTTAATCCAGTGCTTCCAATTCCAGAGTTCGGGTATGGCTTGTCCCTTCTAAACCTCTTCCTTGAGCTAACTGGCGATTCAGATAGCGATTGTACGGAAGATGGTTCAGACACAAAGCAAATGTTGGATGACCAACTCGATCCTACTTCCCCTACTCCCACACGTAAGAGGAAGCAACGAAGCACTCCTGAGCCAATACGAAGCAAGAGAACCACAGCAAGAAAAAGGAGGGCACAGTTATATGGCTAG
- a CDS encoding hypothetical protein (At least one base has a quality score < 10) — protein MADTMPITKSLHRLCVENPRFLVQPLFWTPKHLQVLRCHFQHLDSTVLPPSLPPSPPLSPSSDTKPDDREHYIKQLLNGRFASAKFACFALLIQPHGVIDGNARPHFFYNRLGVHTPECETFKIGDAYNLQQRPIVGHFLYEKLVEQRRRALKPKRHPVEGASNVPGERIYQRRLRDLTPALWFEDPYLVCVLLSLAQLQWCCRKTTPEAFFVRLLVTNASDQMNAHVFRADIPSKLLHALDNPLDDMDGLVWPAIQHVQVPFEPHGSFSERVAGQLLAGLKTRALEESPRGEKRKRDEMDVAGEGKSVKSWDATVQPAAVPG, from the exons ATGGCCGACACGATGCCGATAACAAAGTCTCTACATAGACTGTGCGTCGAGAACCCGCGATTCCTCGTTCAACCTTTATTCTGGACTCCCAAGCACCTCCAAGTGCTTCGCTGCCATTTCCAGCACCTCGACTCAACCGtcctccctccctccctcccaccatcaccaccgcTCTCGCCCAGCAGCGACACCAAGCCAGATGACAGAGAGCATTACATAAAACAGCTGCTCAACGGTCGATTCGCCTCTGCCAAGTTCGCCTGCTTTGCCTTGCTGATCCAACCTCATGGCGTGATTGACGGCAACGCTCGACCTCACTTCTTCTACAACAGGCTCGGAGTCCATACGCCAGAGTGCGAAACCTTCAAGATAGGCGACGCATACAATCTTCAGCAGCGGCCGATTGTCGGCCACTTTCTGTACGAGAAACTTGTCGAGCAGCGACGACGAGCCCTCAAGCCTAAGCGTCATCCCGTGGAGGGCGCCTCCAATGTTCCCGGCGAGAGAATCTACCAGCGCCGATTGCGCGACTTGACTCCTGCGTTGTGGTTTGAGGACCCATACTTGGTCTGCGTTCTGCTGTCCCTGGCTCAACTACAGTGGTGCTGTCGAAAGACGACGCCAGAAGCCTTCTTC GTCCGATTGCTAGTAACAAACGCCTCCGACCAAATGAACGCACACGTCTTCCGCGCCGATATCCCCTCCAAACTCCTCCACGCGCTCGACAACCCGCTCGACGATATGGACGGCCTTGTCTGGCCAGCGATACAGCACGTCCAGGTCCCATTCGAACCACACGGGAGCTTCTCGGAACGGGTGGCGGGACAATTACTCGCTGGTCTCAAGACACGCGCTCTCGAAGAGTCGCCGCGTGGAGAGAAGCGCAAGcgtgatgagatggatgtCGCGGGGGAAGGGAAGAGCGTCAAGAGCTGGGATGCGACTGTTCAGCCTGCTGCGGTGCCTGGCTGA
- a CDS encoding hypothetical protein (At least one base has a quality score < 10), whose product MHHSTHFLMDEYGETLGELWGALASVKHYPRPIPRNDGTPEAKRARRGVVHTGYVHSAGIQVSSSNPEDRNHSSPGGSEGSTGYTETKPTQELPAEDNALHLINRVLRHLLYYTQPLNASPVLDLRQKCRMVSQISELKKQFVAVDDGGLILRVEGGVSTGPHIAIALLEAKRRLVVDDNKPRISDECLAQMTCEAILARAIPAEEQLGNERTIVLNATSHYVCFLEFNVTKAYMRRLMAGQLPSESLKVTATHWFDLSAVEGRRGVLNNIRGLLGMAMDRQPQQDVISDSEGVED is encoded by the exons ATGCACCATAGCACTCATTTCCTGATGGATGAGTACGGCGAGACTCTGGGCGAGCTTTGGGGTGCGTTGGCATCTGTCAAGCACTATCCCCGTCCCATTCCCAGAAATGATGGGACACCTGAAGCCAAAAGAGCCCGACGTGGAGTAGTTCATACCGGATATGTGCACTCGGCCGGTATTCAAGTCTCATCCAGCAATCCTGAAGACCGCAATCATTCATCACCTGGCGGCAGCGAAGGATCTACTGGCTACACCGAAACAAAGCCCACTCAAGAGCTCCCCGCCGAGGATAACGCCTTGCATCTGATCAATCGCGTGTTGCGCCACCTGCTGTACTACACACAGCCTCTTAACGCGTCACCTGTACTCGACCTCCGCCAGAAATGTCGCATGGTCTCACAGATTTCcgagttgaagaagcagttCGTTGCTGTTGACGACGGCGGGTTAATCCTCAGAGTCGAGGGGGGTGTATCTACCGGGCCTCATATTGCGATTGCACTGCTTGAGGCCAAACGGCGCCTTGTGGTTGATGATAACAAGCCCAGGATCTCGGATGAGTGCTTGGCGCAGATGACTTGCGAGGCAATCCTGGCTAGAGCCATACCTGCTGAGGAACAGCTCGGAAATGAACG AACCATCGTTCTTAATGCCACGAGCCATTACGTGTGCTTCTTGGAGTTCAATGTGACCAAGGCTTACATGCGTAGGTTGATGGCCGGCCAGTTACCATCTGAGTCACTGAAGGTCACGGCAACCCACTGGTTTGATCTAAGTGCTGTTGAAGGGAGACGAGGCGTTTTGAACAACATTCGGGGCTTGCTAGGAATGGCGATGGATCGTCAGCCACAGCAGGATGTCATCAGTGACAGTGAGGGTGTTGAGGACTAG